One window of the Salvelinus alpinus chromosome 13, SLU_Salpinus.1, whole genome shotgun sequence genome contains the following:
- the LOC139538002 gene encoding probable inactive protein kinase DDB_G0270444 translates to IGICINKEQEEEQEEEQVQEEQEEEQEEEEELEEEEQEEEELEKELEEELEELEEELEELEEKEEEEELEEEEQEEQEQEEEQEEELEEELEEELEEELEEELEEELEEELEEKEEQEQELEEELEEELEEDLEEELEEELEEDLEEELEEELEKLEEKEEEEELEEKLEEELEEEKEEEQEQEEEQEQELEEELEEELEEELEEELEELEEELEEELEEELEEELEEEEEQEEEEELEEELEEELEEEKEEEQEQEEEE, encoded by the coding sequence ATTGGTATCTGCATTAAtaaagaacaagaagaagaacaagaagaagaacaagtacaagaagaacaagaagaagaacaagaagaagaagaagaactagaagaagaagaacaagaagaagaagaactaGAAAAAGAACTAGAAGAAGAACTAGAAGAACTAGAAGAAGAACTAGAAGAgctagaagaaaaagaagaagaagaagaactagaagaagaagaacaagaagaacaagaacaagaagaagaacaagaagaagaacTAGAAGAAGAACTAGAAGAAGAACTAGAAGAAGAACTAGAAGAAGAACTAGAAGAAGAACTAGAAGAAGAactagaagaaaaagaagaacaaGAACAAGAACTAGAAGAAGAACTAGAAGAAGAACTAGAAGAAGATCTAGAAGAAGAACTAGAAGAAGAACTAGAAGAAGATCTAGAAGAAGAACTAGAAGAAGAACTAGAAAAactagaagaaaaagaagaagaagaagaactaGAAGAAAAACTAGAAGAAGAactagaagaagaaaaagaagaagaacaagaacaagaagaagaacaagaacaAGAACTAGAAGAAGAACTAGAAGAAGAACTAGAAGAAGAACTAGAAGAAGAACTAGAAGAACTAGAAGAAGAATTAGAAGAAGAACTAGAAGAAGAACTAGAAGAAGAactagaagaagaagaagaacaagaagaagaagaagaactaGAAGAAGAACTAGAAGAAGAactagaagaagaaaaagaagaagaacaagaacaagaagaagaagaataa